In the genome of Paracoccus tegillarcae, one region contains:
- a CDS encoding type I polyketide synthase, with the protein MNDNRDPQYGPNDIAIIGMAAQLPGASDVAEYWRNLCEGVESIQPVSREDLLSRGESPAALSDPNYVPAAAILGQFDEFDAEFFGLSPKDAAIMDPQHRKFLETCWHGLEDAGHMPDRFDAPIGVYAGCGMGSYFYFNVCANRELVENVGHFLLRHTGNDKDFLSTRVSHIFDLTGPSVNIQTACSTSLVAVHAACHSLSSGECDMALAGGVTIEMPHGRGYLYKENEILSPDGHCHAFDHRAAGTVFGSGSAVLVLRRLSDALADGDNIRAVIRGSAINNDGASKAGYLAPSVEGQAQAVAEALVMSGVGPEQVGYIECHGTGTALGDPIEIAALNQAFGRVEAGGERDGPCYVGSVKTNIGHLDTAAGAASVIKAVRALEEGVIPPTLGFQAPNPAIDFDGGPFQVADRLIQWESSGPRRAGVNSLGVGGTNAHVVLEQAPQAAASEESDWPFQIFAVSGRSKGAVDGNAAQLAAWLRQNPEADIADISHTLINGRRAFDRRRVLVARDAAEAAALLDGGDPHRVFDHQPLGHAPEVVFMLPGGGSQYALMARDLYQTEPVFQDWMDRGLDHLATISDHAIRDIWLASDGDAVAADRRLLQPSVQLPLLMITEYALAQLWMSWGVQPAALIGHSMGENTAAAIAGVMRFEDCIGLVHLRGRLFDTVPEGGMLSVPMPAQQLQAILPDELDLGAINATDLCVVSGPKAALDDFAAQLRGQEVEVQVIPISIAAHSRMLDPILSDFRAYLQSIPLTPPQIPIISNRDGEPLPDADACDPEYWVSHLRGTVDFAAGIEALAQDDARIFLEVGPGRAMSGLAQANAGVKAQQVISSLRHPKHEVADDLYFMTALARVWAAGGQIDWPQIWGDARRRLVSLPGYAFQRKRYFVEPTAGTQPAQTALSRIEDPTDWGWRPSWRLSAPDLELDHAGNPRGDAPKDLLIFADDAGLADRVISRLRDLGHRVATVRAGDRFERVGKGDYRLPPEEQRDGYELLLAGLAEDGAQIDLIGHFWSVTTGQEARAGFSEFQDRMNRGFFSLLHLAQALGDELADQPVTLTAFSNDALRVADEDAQAPDKATIQGPLKVMPREYPALSTRLVDLRLPQPARGFLPFGSRVDRAGLDRLAAQMVLELLGTPGEAVGETVAWRDGRRLVQRLTPQALTPTEDVTFGVTFITGGFGGIGQAVARDLAAAGAARIALLSREALPADGTIPFSARARRMAGFVEELRAAGADVIAVQGDVTSPEDMAQAVATLRDHFGGLDTVIHAAGIINDALMAGKADGEAWDVLAPKVHGTKALIEALADAPPRQTVLFASTSTATAPAGQVDYVAANEYLNAVARSAPPALGRVVAVNWGVWSDTGMAARAMQTEVAAPSIASEQKNAGEAAPLLGREADGGGGMREFQRLLTTNDWVIGGHRTAQGQALMPGTGNLELFAQALVATGTPLPLRLSDVLFLRPLYVEDGEPTAVSVQIETVEGASRITIVDPDSGDAYASAMGEAGAASDRRLEVPTDWQEQAAADGPALESAQETVMNFGPRWKVLRATRLHGAEGWAELRLPADHAAEASDHQMHPALLDIATGWAMGLIPGWSGAHLWVPTGYERLTLYAPLGADLISHVRLAAGSAAEGTARFDVTLARPDGTVCAEVTGFTLRRMQAGLTTQPSAKPSRGAETPGEKRLRHNVSQGIPAAFGPQAMRRAMATGVAQVYVSSLDLPALVAEAAAPSTPAVTGDQGFERPDLDGEFVAPAAGTESELASIWADLLGVRQIGAEDSFFDLGGHSLVAVRMFGQVRKVFGVDLPISALFEAPNVAKLAALIEARVGPRAGTPVTAGVDGAAPAQTGPSRRYIVDMGGREGGTPFFIVAGMFGNVMNLHQLAQRVGQDRRFFGLQARGLFGEDKPHESFAEAARDYLAELRQVQPEGPYLLGGFSGGGLIALEMARQLREVGEEVAMLVMLDTPLPMRAALSRRDKVLIRAQEMREQGLTFWTDWARNKLRYELQKRRKERDAGQEAEAAEGFQDHAIEAAFRGALPKMAMSEWDGPVTLFHPPLDHRYRVSGGQWVTAGREYLIPDNGWGRWMPKLQVIEVPGDHDSMVLEPNVRRLGTLLCDILRRHDSPGGRQAEAAE; encoded by the coding sequence ATGAACGATAACCGCGATCCTCAATACGGACCCAATGACATCGCGATCATCGGCATGGCGGCCCAACTGCCGGGTGCCAGCGATGTCGCGGAGTACTGGCGCAACCTCTGCGAAGGTGTGGAATCGATCCAGCCTGTCAGCCGAGAGGATCTGCTTTCGCGCGGTGAATCGCCCGCGGCGCTGTCCGATCCGAATTACGTGCCTGCAGCGGCAATTCTTGGCCAGTTCGACGAATTCGATGCCGAGTTCTTTGGGCTGAGCCCCAAGGATGCGGCCATCATGGACCCGCAGCACCGCAAATTCCTTGAGACCTGCTGGCACGGGTTGGAAGATGCCGGCCATATGCCAGATCGCTTTGACGCGCCCATCGGCGTCTATGCGGGCTGCGGCATGGGAAGTTATTTTTACTTCAATGTGTGCGCAAATCGCGAGCTTGTCGAAAATGTCGGGCATTTTCTGTTGCGCCATACCGGGAATGACAAGGATTTCCTGTCGACCCGCGTCAGCCATATCTTTGACCTGACCGGCCCCAGTGTGAACATCCAGACGGCCTGCTCGACCTCTTTGGTTGCGGTTCATGCTGCCTGCCATTCGCTGTCTTCGGGCGAATGTGACATGGCGCTGGCCGGCGGCGTCACCATCGAGATGCCGCATGGGCGCGGATATCTGTACAAAGAGAATGAAATCCTGTCGCCTGACGGCCATTGCCACGCCTTTGACCATCGCGCGGCGGGGACCGTCTTTGGCAGCGGCTCGGCCGTGCTGGTCTTGCGCAGATTGTCCGACGCGCTGGCCGATGGCGACAATATCCGCGCCGTGATCCGGGGCAGCGCGATCAACAATGACGGCGCATCAAAGGCCGGCTATCTCGCGCCCAGCGTCGAGGGGCAGGCGCAGGCGGTGGCCGAGGCCTTGGTCATGTCGGGCGTCGGGCCAGAGCAGGTGGGTTACATCGAATGCCACGGCACCGGCACCGCGCTTGGCGATCCGATCGAGATCGCGGCGCTGAACCAGGCTTTTGGTCGGGTTGAGGCAGGCGGCGAACGCGACGGGCCCTGCTATGTCGGCTCGGTCAAGACGAATATCGGACATCTGGATACGGCTGCTGGCGCGGCCAGCGTGATCAAGGCAGTGCGCGCCTTGGAAGAGGGGGTGATCCCTCCGACTCTGGGCTTTCAGGCGCCGAACCCCGCCATCGATTTTGACGGCGGACCGTTTCAAGTCGCCGATAGACTCATCCAGTGGGAATCGTCGGGGCCGCGCCGGGCGGGCGTGAACTCTCTGGGCGTCGGCGGCACAAATGCGCATGTGGTGCTGGAGCAGGCACCTCAGGCGGCGGCGTCCGAGGAATCCGATTGGCCGTTTCAGATTTTCGCCGTCTCGGGCCGCAGCAAGGGGGCAGTCGACGGGAACGCCGCGCAACTGGCGGCCTGGCTGCGTCAGAACCCCGAGGCTGACATCGCAGATATTAGCCATACGCTGATCAATGGCCGCCGTGCCTTTGATCGTCGCAGGGTGCTGGTGGCGCGCGATGCGGCCGAGGCCGCGGCGCTTCTGGATGGCGGCGACCCCCATCGCGTCTTTGATCACCAGCCGCTTGGCCACGCGCCCGAGGTTGTCTTCATGCTGCCCGGCGGTGGCTCTCAATATGCGCTGATGGCGCGTGATCTTTACCAGACAGAGCCGGTTTTCCAGGACTGGATGGATCGCGGGTTGGATCATCTGGCGACGATTTCGGATCACGCGATCCGCGATATCTGGCTGGCCTCTGATGGTGACGCCGTCGCGGCGGATCGGCGGTTGCTGCAGCCTTCGGTTCAATTGCCGCTGCTGATGATCACCGAATATGCGCTGGCGCAGCTGTGGATGTCCTGGGGTGTCCAGCCCGCCGCGCTGATCGGGCACAGCATGGGCGAAAACACCGCCGCCGCCATCGCGGGGGTGATGCGGTTCGAGGATTGCATCGGTCTGGTGCATCTGCGCGGGCGGCTGTTTGATACGGTGCCCGAAGGCGGAATGCTGTCGGTGCCGATGCCTGCCCAGCAATTGCAGGCGATTCTGCCCGATGAGCTTGATCTGGGCGCGATCAACGCGACCGATCTGTGCGTCGTGTCAGGGCCCAAGGCGGCGCTGGACGACTTTGCCGCGCAGCTTCGCGGGCAAGAGGTCGAGGTTCAGGTCATCCCGATCAGCATTGCCGCGCATTCGCGGATGCTCGACCCGATCCTGTCCGATTTTCGCGCCTATCTGCAGTCTATCCCGCTGACGCCGCCGCAGATCCCGATCATCTCGAATCGCGATGGCGAACCGCTGCCCGATGCGGATGCCTGCGATCCGGAATACTGGGTCAGCCATCTGCGTGGCACGGTCGATTTCGCGGCGGGGATCGAGGCCCTGGCGCAAGACGACGCGCGCATCTTTCTGGAGGTCGGGCCGGGGCGGGCCATGTCCGGACTGGCGCAGGCCAATGCCGGGGTCAAGGCGCAGCAGGTGATTTCCAGCCTGCGCCACCCCAAGCACGAGGTCGCGGACGATCTGTATTTCATGACCGCGCTGGCTCGGGTCTGGGCGGCGGGCGGTCAGATCGACTGGCCGCAGATCTGGGGCGATGCGCGGCGTCGCCTTGTTTCGCTGCCCGGCTATGCGTTCCAGCGCAAGAGGTACTTTGTCGAGCCGACGGCCGGCACGCAACCCGCGCAGACCGCCCTGTCGCGGATCGAGGACCCGACAGATTGGGGCTGGCGGCCAAGCTGGCGTCTCTCTGCGCCGGATCTGGAACTGGACCATGCCGGCAACCCGCGTGGCGACGCACCAAAAGACCTGCTGATATTCGCCGATGATGCCGGTCTGGCCGATCGCGTGATCAGCCGGTTGCGCGATCTGGGCCACCGTGTCGCGACCGTGCGCGCGGGCGACCGGTTCGAGCGCGTCGGCAAGGGCGACTATCGCCTGCCACCCGAGGAACAGCGCGACGGTTACGAATTGCTGTTGGCCGGGCTGGCCGAGGACGGCGCACAGATAGACCTGATTGGCCATTTCTGGTCGGTGACAACCGGCCAAGAGGCGCGGGCCGGGTTCAGCGAGTTTCAGGACAGAATGAACCGTGGGTTCTTCAGCCTGCTGCATCTGGCGCAGGCGCTTGGTGATGAACTGGCGGATCAACCGGTCACGCTGACCGCATTTTCAAACGACGCTTTGCGCGTTGCCGATGAGGACGCGCAGGCGCCCGACAAGGCCACCATTCAGGGGCCGCTCAAGGTGATGCCGCGGGAATACCCGGCGCTGTCGACGCGGTTGGTTGATCTGCGTTTGCCGCAGCCCGCTCGCGGGTTTCTGCCCTTTGGCTCGCGCGTTGATCGCGCCGGGCTGGATCGGCTGGCCGCGCAGATGGTCCTGGAATTGCTGGGCACACCCGGCGAAGCCGTTGGCGAAACCGTGGCCTGGCGAGATGGGCGCAGGCTGGTCCAGCGTCTGACGCCCCAGGCTCTGACGCCGACCGAGGATGTGACCTTCGGGGTGACCTTTATCACCGGTGGCTTCGGCGGCATTGGTCAGGCGGTTGCACGCGATCTGGCGGCGGCGGGCGCTGCCCGGATTGCGCTGCTATCGCGTGAGGCACTGCCCGCAGACGGCACGATTCCCTTTTCTGCACGAGCGCGCCGGATGGCGGGCTTTGTCGAGGAATTGCGCGCCGCTGGCGCCGATGTCATCGCCGTGCAGGGCGATGTGACTAGCCCCGAGGATATGGCGCAGGCAGTTGCTACCTTGCGCGATCATTTCGGCGGACTGGACACGGTTATACATGCCGCCGGTATCATCAACGACGCGCTGATGGCGGGCAAAGCCGATGGCGAGGCTTGGGATGTGCTTGCCCCGAAGGTTCACGGCACCAAGGCGCTGATCGAGGCGCTGGCCGATGCGCCGCCTCGGCAGACGGTGCTGTTCGCCTCGACCAGCACGGCGACCGCGCCGGCAGGGCAGGTCGATTATGTCGCGGCCAATGAATATCTGAACGCCGTGGCCCGCAGCGCGCCGCCCGCGCTTGGCCGGGTGGTGGCGGTCAATTGGGGTGTTTGGTCCGATACCGGCATGGCCGCGCGCGCGATGCAGACCGAAGTGGCCGCGCCGTCTATTGCCTCGGAACAGAAGAATGCGGGTGAGGCGGCACCGCTGCTGGGCCGCGAGGCGGATGGCGGCGGCGGAATGCGCGAATTCCAGCGCCTGCTGACGACGAATGATTGGGTCATCGGCGGGCACCGCACCGCGCAAGGACAGGCGCTGATGCCGGGCACTGGCAATCTGGAACTCTTCGCGCAGGCTCTGGTTGCAACCGGCACGCCCTTGCCGCTGCGGCTAAGTGATGTGCTGTTCTTGCGCCCGCTTTATGTCGAAGATGGTGAGCCGACCGCCGTTTCGGTTCAGATCGAGACCGTCGAAGGCGCATCGCGCATCACCATCGTCGATCCTGACAGCGGCGATGCCTATGCCAGCGCGATGGGCGAAGCTGGCGCGGCCTCTGATCGCCGGCTTGAGGTTCCGACCGACTGGCAAGAACAGGCTGCAGCCGATGGCCCGGCGTTGGAATCTGCGCAGGAAACTGTGATGAACTTCGGCCCGCGCTGGAAGGTTCTGCGCGCCACGCGCCTGCACGGTGCGGAAGGCTGGGCCGAATTGCGCCTGCCGGCTGATCATGCGGCCGAGGCATCGGACCATCAGATGCATCCTGCGCTGCTGGACATCGCGACGGGTTGGGCCATGGGCCTGATCCCCGGTTGGTCGGGGGCGCATCTTTGGGTGCCAACGGGCTATGAGCGTCTGACGCTTTACGCGCCATTGGGTGCAGATCTGATCAGCCATGTTCGGTTGGCGGCTGGCAGCGCGGCTGAGGGGACGGCGCGTTTCGATGTGACGCTGGCGAGACCCGACGGTACCGTCTGCGCCGAGGTCACGGGTTTCACCCTGCGTCGGATGCAGGCGGGTTTGACCACGCAGCCCTCTGCAAAACCATCACGCGGGGCCGAGACACCGGGCGAAAAGCGGCTGCGTCACAATGTGTCGCAGGGCATTCCGGCGGCCTTTGGTCCGCAGGCGATGCGTCGTGCAATGGCGACGGGTGTGGCGCAGGTCTATGTCTCTTCGCTGGATTTGCCCGCGCTGGTGGCAGAGGCAGCCGCGCCCTCGACCCCGGCGGTGACCGGCGATCAGGGCTTTGAGCGTCCCGATCTGGACGGCGAATTCGTCGCGCCGGCTGCCGGCACGGAAAGCGAGCTTGCCTCGATCTGGGCCGACCTCCTGGGCGTTCGTCAGATCGGTGCAGAGGACAGCTTTTTCGATCTGGGCGGCCATTCGCTGGTCGCCGTGCGGATGTTCGGTCAGGTGCGCAAGGTGTTTGGCGTAGATCTGCCCATCTCGGCGCTGTTCGAGGCACCGAATGTGGCCAAGCTGGCGGCGCTGATCGAGGCGCGGGTTGGTCCGCGTGCAGGCACGCCTGTGACGGCGGGCGTGGACGGTGCGGCACCGGCGCAGACCGGGCCGTCGCGGCGCTATATCGTCGATATGGGCGGGCGCGAGGGTGGCACGCCGTTCTTCATCGTCGCCGGGATGTTCGGCAATGTGATGAACCTGCATCAGCTGGCACAGCGCGTCGGACAGGATCGCCGCTTTTTCGGCTTGCAGGCGCGGGGTCTGTTTGGCGAAGACAAGCCACATGAAAGCTTTGCCGAAGCCGCGCGCGATTATCTGGCCGAACTGCGTCAGGTGCAGCCCGAGGGGCCGTATCTGCTGGGCGGATTCTCAGGCGGCGGCTTGATCGCGCTGGAGATGGCGCGGCAATTGCGCGAGGTGGGCGAAGAGGTGGCCATGCTGGTCATGCTGGATACGCCTTTGCCGATGCGCGCGGCGCTGAGCCGCCGCGACAAGGTGCTGATCCGTGCGCAGGAAATGCGCGAGCAAGGGCTGACCTTCTGGACCGATTGGGCCCGCAACAAGCTGCGCTATGAACTGCAGAAACGCCGCAAGGAACGCGATGCCGGACAAGAGGCAGAGGCCGCCGAAGGCTTTCAGGATCACGCCATCGAGGCCGCTTTCCGCGGTGCACTGCCCAAGATGGCGATGTCGGAATGGGATGGGCCTGTGACGCTGTTCCACCCGCCGCTGGATCACCGCTACAGGGTTTCGGGCGGCCAGTGGGTGACCGCAGGGCGCGAGTATCTGATCCCCGACAATGGCTGGGGGCGCTGGATGCCCAAGCTGCAGGTGATCGAGGTGCCGGGCGATCACGACTCGATGGTGCTTGAACCAAATGTCCGCAGGCTAGGGACGCTGCTCTGCGACATCCTGCGACGCCATGACAGCCCCGGTGGCCGTCAGGCCGAAGCCGCGGAATAG
- a CDS encoding glycosyltransferase family 2 protein → MALLHVIILNYRTPDMTLRCVEAALGAMEGIDGGITIVENGSEDGSLQRLQDEGKARGWLDGNRVALVDSGRNGGFGAGNNVGIRAGLPDGRQADLVYLLNSDAFPRTDAIRVLIDYLAAHPECGIACSRLRGDDDVPHDTAFRFPSAGAEFEGAARSGPITRMFRGKVVTIPQPDASRAVDWSAGASMMIRREVLDEIGLFDETFFLYFEETDLCRRAGQAGWQTHYVWDSLVTHIGSASTGAKTWATVPEYWYASRQHYFQKHHGRAGAFLATLAWLTGDGLWRLRCLVQRRDHDTPKGHGGQMLKRALGRG, encoded by the coding sequence ATGGCGCTGTTGCATGTCATCATCCTGAACTATCGCACGCCCGATATGACCCTGCGTTGTGTCGAGGCGGCCCTTGGCGCGATGGAGGGAATCGACGGCGGGATCACCATCGTCGAGAACGGATCAGAGGACGGATCGCTGCAGCGCTTGCAGGACGAGGGCAAGGCTCGGGGGTGGCTGGACGGCAACCGCGTGGCGCTGGTCGATAGCGGTCGCAATGGCGGTTTTGGTGCCGGCAACAATGTGGGCATTCGCGCGGGCCTGCCAGATGGTCGTCAGGCCGATCTGGTCTATCTGCTGAATTCGGATGCCTTTCCTCGCACCGACGCGATACGCGTCCTGATCGACTATCTTGCGGCCCATCCTGAATGCGGGATTGCCTGTTCGCGGCTGCGCGGCGACGATGACGTGCCGCATGATACGGCTTTTCGCTTTCCATCGGCTGGCGCTGAGTTCGAGGGTGCTGCGCGGTCTGGCCCGATCACGCGGATGTTTCGCGGCAAGGTCGTCACCATCCCGCAGCCCGATGCCTCGCGTGCCGTCGATTGGTCTGCTGGTGCCAGCATGATGATCCGGCGCGAGGTGCTGGACGAGATCGGTCTCTTTGATGAGACCTTCTTTCTGTATTTCGAGGAAACGGATCTGTGCAGGCGGGCGGGTCAGGCCGGCTGGCAGACGCATTACGTCTGGGACAGTCTGGTGACGCATATCGGTTCGGCCAGCACCGGTGCAAAGACCTGGGCAACGGTGCCCGAATACTGGTACGCGTCCCGACAGCATTATTTTCAAAAACATCACGGTCGGGCCGGGGCGTTTCTGGCCACGCTGGCCTGGCTAACGGGTGACGGTTTGTGGCGGCTGCGTTGTCTGGTGCAACGCCGCGATCACGACACGCCCAAGGGGCATGGCGGCCAGATGCTGAAGCGTGCGCTTGGACGCGGTTGA